GCTGTACATCCTCCTGCATCACGACAGCGTCCGCGCCACTTGGGATTGGCGCGCCCGTGAAGATCCGGGCCGCAACGGCTCCGGCAACCGGTGTCATCACCGCCTGTCCGGCAGGCACGCGCGCAACGACCGGCAGCACCCAGGGTCCGGCGCCAGTCAGGGACGATGTCGCGATCGCATAGCCATCCATCGCCGCATTATCGAAAGCCGGTGCCATGGATCGGGACCGGACCGCCTGAGCGAGAATGCGGCCAAAGGCGCGGTCGAGCGACACGGCCTCGGTCCGACCGACCGGTGCAGTGTGCGCCGCAATCCGGGCAAGCGCCTCGTCGATGCTGATCAGCGCGTGAAGCATGTCCTGACTGTCACAGCCGCAGCCCGGTGACGCGATGGCTTGATGGACGGTCATTGTACTGCCTCCTGTGTGGATTGGGCGGCCTGAAAGTGCCCGGGCCCAATGCTGCAATCGAGATCTCGCAGGCGCCCGTCCCTGAGCCCGTAGATCAGGCCGTGCACGCGGACATTGGCTCCGCGGCGCCATGCCCTCTGCAGGATCGGCGTTTCGCAGACACGCCGCACGCCCTCGACCACATTGAGTTCGGCCAGCCGGTCACGTTGCGCTTCGAGGTCGGGTTCGCGCCCCAAATCGACCGAGTAAGCGCGGGCCAGGCGCCGGATCGGCTCGAGCCAGTGATCGGCCAGACCATGGGGCAGATCCTCGGTCGCGGCCTTGACCCCGCCGCAGCCATAGTGGC
This genomic window from Sulfitobacter pacificus contains:
- a CDS encoding carbonic anhydrase encodes the protein MLNDILARNVAWSQQRHAEEPDYFTRLAALQAPEFFWIGCSDSRVPANVVAGLDPGEVFVHRNVANIVHSSDMNLLSALEFAVDALHVREIIVCGHYGCGGVKAATEDLPHGLADHWLEPIRRLARAYSVDLGREPDLEAQRDRLAELNVVEGVRRVCETPILQRAWRRGANVRVHGLIYGLRDGRLRDLDCSIGPGHFQAAQSTQEAVQ